One part of the Bacteroidetes bacterium SB0662_bin_6 genome encodes these proteins:
- the rsgA gene encoding ribosome small subunit-dependent GTPase A → MNASPDTDSARNTSPVDLVAGTVIRSTGSWCDVRTGEETIPARVRGRFQLGEQGATSPVAVGDRVMVKRNADATGVITQIHERKNQLGRRAAGRRVGREHILVANIDCVWIVQSIRLPRPNPGFVDRVLVTAEANEIPAGIVLNKSDLIQEEHAGIIAELRNNYARIGYPILTVSAKTGEGMEALREHLAGKTSVFTGPSGVGKSSLINVLEPGLDIKTSHVSTKTQKGRHTTAYATLFSLKSGGYIVDTPGIREFGVLYIDPWELSHYFIEFKPYLEACRFPTCTHDHEPDCTVKQGVTEGGISEQRYRSYLNILDTIRLGDKDVGR, encoded by the coding sequence ATGAATGCTTCGCCTGACACGGATAGCGCCCGGAATACGTCCCCTGTCGACCTTGTAGCGGGGACGGTTATTCGATCGACAGGCAGCTGGTGCGACGTACGCACCGGCGAGGAAACGATTCCTGCAAGAGTGCGGGGACGGTTTCAACTCGGAGAACAGGGCGCTACCAGCCCGGTCGCTGTCGGAGACCGGGTCATGGTGAAGCGAAATGCGGACGCCACCGGGGTCATCACACAGATTCATGAGCGCAAGAATCAGCTCGGGCGGCGCGCCGCCGGACGCCGCGTGGGACGCGAGCATATTCTGGTCGCGAATATCGATTGCGTATGGATCGTACAATCAATCCGGTTACCCCGCCCGAATCCGGGTTTTGTCGACCGGGTGCTGGTTACGGCGGAAGCGAACGAAATTCCGGCGGGTATTGTACTCAACAAGTCGGATCTGATCCAGGAGGAACACGCCGGGATCATTGCGGAACTGCGCAATAACTACGCCCGCATCGGGTATCCCATCCTGACGGTCAGCGCCAAAACCGGGGAAGGCATGGAAGCGCTCAGAGAGCATCTTGCCGGAAAAACAAGCGTATTCACCGGACCGTCCGGGGTTGGAAAATCTTCGCTGATCAATGTGCTCGAACCCGGTCTCGATATCAAAACGTCGCATGTCAGCACAAAAACGCAAAAAGGGCGTCATACGACCGCCTACGCCACGCTCTTCTCCCTGAAAAGCGGCGGCTACATTGTCGACACCCCGGGCATCCGTGAGTTCGGTGTCCTGTATATAGATCCCTGGGAGTTGTCGCACTATTTTATCGAGTTCAAGCCCTACCTCGAGGCTTGCCGATTTCCCACCTGTACCCATGATCACGAACCGGACTGCACGGTCAAGCAAGGCGTAACGGAAGGCGGCATTTCCGAGCAACGCTACCGGAGCTACCTGAATATCCTCGACACCATCCGTCTCGGGGACAAGGATGTAGGGCGCTAA